The following coding sequences are from one Microbacterium sp. SORGH_AS_0969 window:
- a CDS encoding FadR/GntR family transcriptional regulator — protein sequence MPDLKRVPLADQAADVLLARIRAGEWALGAKLPGETTLAPQLGVGRSTVREAIRQLAGRGVLDSRHGSGVYVTAVDVPEDWEQVLRRADIVTVLEARTAIEVEAAALAAVRRTPSDLRAIKRALAERTAPGQSVEEHVDADMVLHRAIVVAAHNDVLTEMFDGFVPRVRRAMVDMLRLRPVADEGRDHDAHADVVAAIGDRRPEIAAAATRAHLDALKTGFA from the coding sequence ATGCCGGACCTGAAACGCGTACCCCTGGCCGACCAGGCTGCCGACGTGCTGCTGGCGCGCATCCGGGCGGGGGAGTGGGCGCTGGGTGCCAAGCTCCCGGGCGAGACGACCCTCGCGCCGCAGCTGGGCGTGGGGCGCTCCACCGTGCGCGAGGCGATCCGGCAGCTCGCGGGTCGCGGCGTGCTCGACTCGCGACACGGATCGGGCGTGTACGTCACCGCTGTCGACGTGCCCGAGGACTGGGAGCAGGTGCTCCGCCGCGCCGATATCGTCACGGTCCTCGAGGCGCGGACGGCGATCGAGGTCGAGGCGGCCGCGCTCGCGGCCGTGCGACGCACCCCGTCCGACCTGCGTGCCATCAAACGCGCACTGGCGGAGCGCACGGCGCCAGGGCAGAGCGTCGAGGAACACGTGGATGCCGACATGGTGCTGCACCGCGCGATCGTCGTCGCGGCGCACAACGACGTGCTCACCGAGATGTTCGACGGCTTCGTCCCGCGCGTGCGCCGAGCGATGGTCGACATGCTGCGCCTGCGCCCCGTCGCGGACGAGGGCCGTGACCACGACGCCCACGCCGACGTCGTCGCGGCGATCGGCGACCGTCGTCCCGAGATCGCCGCCGCCGCGACCCGCGCGCACCTCGACGCGTTGAAGACGGGGTTCGCCTGA
- a CDS encoding sensor histidine kinase, producing MTPHPTAFGAALTVFGAALCTWGLFSAPRPMWALVLALLALAAWLVRTALVFVQRSAAARTARVAALCAIGAGTLAGTSTGANSLIPAAVCAMVLVADQAVSVVAAAVTACGGVALVAAGAVLWPTSVSALAGMVAAVLVGALAGFSRRQGAQARRREALLAERERALREEAGRNALARDLHDVLAHTLGGLVVQLDAAEALLEAGDASSAHRRVASARELAASGLGEARRAVAALRRPRQPGVEAEAADRDPVASIVLDRRLDELVDMHRALGGEIAWERSGDPAPLDRAQADALHRALQEALSNVRRHAPGCAVTARLAWRPGVVRLRIENPLPSSPPPTPSAAPGFGLRGMRERVDALALGGTVTAGPEAGSFVVAVEEVLA from the coding sequence GTGACTCCCCACCCGACCGCCTTCGGGGCGGCGCTGACCGTCTTCGGTGCGGCGCTGTGCACCTGGGGTCTGTTCAGCGCACCGCGCCCGATGTGGGCCCTGGTCCTGGCGCTCCTCGCTCTCGCGGCGTGGCTCGTACGGACCGCCCTCGTCTTCGTGCAGCGATCAGCTGCGGCGCGGACCGCACGCGTCGCCGCGCTGTGCGCCATCGGCGCGGGCACCCTCGCGGGTACATCGACCGGAGCCAACTCGCTGATTCCCGCTGCCGTGTGCGCCATGGTGCTCGTCGCCGACCAAGCGGTGTCGGTCGTCGCGGCGGCGGTCACGGCGTGTGGCGGTGTGGCACTGGTCGCGGCGGGCGCCGTCCTGTGGCCGACGTCGGTGTCGGCTCTCGCGGGGATGGTCGCCGCGGTGCTGGTGGGAGCGCTCGCCGGCTTCAGCCGTCGACAGGGTGCGCAGGCCCGACGGCGCGAAGCGCTCCTCGCGGAACGCGAGCGCGCCCTTCGTGAGGAGGCCGGGCGCAACGCGCTCGCGCGCGATCTCCACGACGTCCTGGCGCACACGCTCGGTGGGCTGGTCGTGCAGTTGGATGCCGCCGAGGCGCTCCTCGAGGCGGGAGACGCATCGTCCGCCCACCGCCGGGTGGCCTCGGCGCGCGAGCTGGCGGCATCCGGTCTCGGCGAGGCGCGTCGCGCCGTCGCCGCGCTGCGCCGACCACGGCAACCGGGAGTCGAAGCCGAAGCCGCCGACCGCGACCCGGTCGCATCGATCGTCCTCGACCGTCGCCTCGACGAGCTGGTCGATATGCATCGCGCGCTCGGGGGCGAGATCGCCTGGGAGCGCTCGGGCGACCCCGCGCCCCTCGACCGGGCCCAGGCGGACGCCCTGCACCGCGCCCTGCAGGAAGCGCTCAGCAATGTGCGACGCCATGCCCCGGGGTGCGCGGTCACCGCGCGTCTCGCCTGGCGACCCGGCGTGGTGCGCCTCCGCATCGAGAACCCCTTGCCATCGTCGCCGCCACCCACGCCGAGCGCCGCGCCGGGTTTCGGGCTCCGAGGTATGCGGGAACGCGTGGACGCCCTCGCACT